In Saccharospirillaceae bacterium, the sequence CACATCGGGTATTGCGAAGCAATCGTAAGTTAAATCCTGGTTTTATTGCTTTTCCTTTGGAATTAACCGGAGATTTTCCGTTAACGGTATTGGCCAGCACTATCTCCCTAACGCCGGGTACTGTAAGTGTCGACTTTTCTGAAGATAAACAATGGCTCTATATTCATGCGTTGCACATCGACAATGAACAGGAAATTATTGATTCCATTCGTGATCGTTACGAACAGCCACTAAAGGAGATTTTCTCATGAGTAGTGCAGATGTTCTGAGTTACGCCATCCTCGGTACCGGGCTGTTGGTTTTGGTATCGCTATTATTGAATGTTTGGCGTATTTTATTGGGCCCGGAAATTACCGACCGTATTCTGGCTCTGGATACATTATACATTAATAGTATTGCACTGATTATTTTAATGGGTTTACACAATGGTTCAGCGCTGTATTTCGAAGGTGCGTTGTTAATTGCCATGCTGGGCTTTGTGAGTACTGCGGCACTGAGTAAATACCTGTTGCGCGGAGATATTATTGAGTGATGGAAAATTCAGATTTATTTAATTATCTGGTGGCTGGCTTGCTGATTATTGGCGGCTTTTTCGTATTTGTGGGCTCTTTAGGGTTGGCTAAATTACCAGATTTTTTCACACGTTTGCATGCGCCAACGAAAGCTACCACTCTTGGCATCGGTTCTGTACTGATAGCCTCCATGTTAGTGACCAGTGTGCGTGAAGGTGGCTTCAGTGTTTATGAGCTGGTAATCAGCTTATTCCTGTTTATCACAGCTCCGGTTTCTGCCCATATGATGGCAAAAGCTGCACTGCATAAAAAAATCTCTATGTTAGATCGAACGAAAAACCATGACATGACGGCACGAATTGCGGCCCAAAAAACGCCGCAAGAAGAACAACAGCCGGAAGATTCTCCGGCCTGAAGTCTTCCCCGGTCTCATTACATTTGAAAGCCCTGTTGGTGTTAATCAATAGGGCTTTATTGGTTACAAACTTGCAGATAATCAGTGACTGGGCCATGATAAAAAGATATTCGGAAAACAGAAATCCTGATGCGTCTGGATGATCTTGTTTTAGCACCCAAATAAGTTATTCAAATCAATTATTGATATTATTATGTTGGCCAGTTATACGACTTATTTAAGCTTCAGTGTTGGCAAGTCAATGCAGGATTAACGGCATTTAATATCAATGATTAACCCTGCCACTCATGCTAAATTCTTAAAAGGCTGATAAAAGCGTTCTTGCCGGATTATGGTGATGATAGCTTTAGGATCAGTACATTAAGCCTAGTCTTGTGAGTAGCATAAGCAGGAATCCATTGCCATGGAATGCGTAATGAAAAATCTTTTCTATCAGTAATAACAGGGTATGTGCTGGATTGCCGGTTTATACCGAAACATTTAATCGCCTGAACATATTCTTAGAGATTGCAAATTCCAGCGTATTGCCTGCGGCCATTGCGGCATGCTGAACAACGGCAGCAACCCCCTGCTTTTATGAGTTAACCAAAGGTACACATTATGTTTGGCATCAAATCGACGTTAATAACGGCCGGTGTGGGGATCGCAGCGGTCGCCACTATGGCTTTTTTATGGAAATCAGAAGAACTGAAAGCCGCTAAACTGGAGACCCGGTTAGAGATGATTCGCACGGAACTGGTGCAATCCAAGAGCAAT encodes:
- a CDS encoding Na+/H+ antiporter subunit G, with protein sequence MENSDLFNYLVAGLLIIGGFFVFVGSLGLAKLPDFFTRLHAPTKATTLGIGSVLIASMLVTSVREGGFSVYELVISLFLFITAPVSAHMMAKAALHKKISMLDRTKNHDMTARIAAQKTPQEEQQPEDSPA
- a CDS encoding K+/H+ antiporter subunit F: MSSADVLSYAILGTGLLVLVSLLLNVWRILLGPEITDRILALDTLYINSIALIILMGLHNGSALYFEGALLIAMLGFVSTAALSKYLLRGDIIE
- a CDS encoding Na+/H+ antiporter subunit E, coding for MIARLLPMPMHSTLLLVVWLLLNGLSAGQLLLGTILAIVIPLLTSPFADHQSKVKKPFAMAVYVLRLLWDIVVSNVEVAHRVLRSNRKLNPGFIAFPLELTGDFPLTVLASTISLTPGTVSVDFSEDKQWLYIHALHIDNEQEIIDSIRDRYEQPLKEIFS